Proteins found in one Actinokineospora alba genomic segment:
- a CDS encoding AAA family ATPase: protein MAKPQPVNIGDASPKRLLVTWANEQDAWVRHLVAETLLTRKPADGSFIEQLYSVFLAEKGLSKEPQPEIPFLELDDREEAAEETLELIRIQEIKGVNALALNQVLDFDPSLTILYGQNGSGKTGYARIIKRAAAVRTAEPILPNVNIEGEQEEPSASISYTLDTEPTEVRWNNEAGLSPLTRISVFDSTAVTLHVDTDLGYVYTPAELALFGQVSVGIQKLQEKITEEARALRPKSNVLLSRFVRGTTVYPVIESLGAATELAELAALAEVPDDATEQKDRLEQEVAALRANTAEALLTHAESQVRGMTRLEELAQVVSRFSPKAYNLALDNLSVAQTARRKARGELFDADELPGPPDDDWQKFITAGDEYQTHLGLHDYPQSGNQCLYCRQPLAESALDLVRRYRTFLDESYTRRVTDSRRQVDEMAIFVDPGVVVQCREFIETQTGEKDPSSWIGVSEILLDELSAELVEVNARRKSVAPEMTKRSHSLTSILGPLISVTKEQVRQLAQQKHDRAETLAAKERNLRELSARIELRSNLETARVYVQNAKRGEQLDNLSKSISNKIARSLTDQSKLASEDLVNKNFEQLFREECEVLRAPLVALQFQARSGRAERRKFVASHKPSQILSEGEQKVLALADFLAESRMRGVKAPVVFDDPITSLDYRRLEEVSRRIHELSETHQVVLFTHNIMFASTLIALRQSKGRRCKYYEVRDGEPEKGILAPDVEPRFDQPSDIAKRINKHIALCATAEPAVQDALIAQSYDLIRSWCEAFVEQELLKNVTQRYRANIMMTRLDAVRVDLFASTASVITPLFDKACRNMTGHSQGLETLNTKPTLAELKDDWSKAQAARTAYIS, encoded by the coding sequence GTGGCCAAACCCCAGCCGGTCAACATCGGAGATGCAAGTCCGAAGCGGTTGCTTGTCACGTGGGCAAATGAGCAAGATGCGTGGGTACGGCATTTAGTCGCTGAAACGCTACTGACACGCAAGCCAGCCGATGGCAGTTTTATAGAACAACTCTATTCCGTCTTCCTTGCAGAAAAAGGTCTTTCCAAGGAGCCGCAGCCAGAAATCCCGTTCCTTGAACTCGACGACCGCGAAGAGGCTGCGGAGGAGACACTTGAACTCATCCGAATTCAAGAAATTAAAGGCGTCAACGCTCTCGCCCTCAACCAGGTCCTGGATTTCGACCCGAGCCTAACCATTCTGTATGGCCAGAACGGATCAGGCAAAACTGGTTATGCCCGCATCATCAAGCGAGCGGCTGCAGTACGTACGGCAGAGCCGATCTTGCCCAACGTAAATATTGAGGGTGAACAGGAAGAACCGAGCGCTAGTATTTCATACACACTAGACACGGAGCCAACCGAAGTTAGATGGAACAATGAAGCCGGGCTGTCACCTCTGACGCGAATAAGCGTGTTTGATTCAACTGCGGTCACACTTCATGTAGATACCGATCTTGGTTATGTCTATACGCCAGCCGAACTGGCTCTATTTGGTCAAGTATCGGTTGGTATACAGAAGCTTCAAGAGAAAATTACCGAGGAAGCGCGCGCTCTCCGGCCTAAGTCAAACGTGTTGTTGTCCCGATTCGTAAGAGGCACAACCGTCTACCCCGTAATTGAAAGTTTGGGGGCGGCCACCGAATTGGCCGAGCTAGCCGCACTTGCCGAGGTGCCTGATGACGCGACCGAACAAAAAGACAGACTCGAACAAGAAGTTGCTGCCCTGCGCGCCAACACGGCCGAGGCATTACTGACTCACGCCGAATCGCAAGTTCGAGGTATGACACGACTTGAAGAACTAGCCCAAGTGGTGAGCCGTTTCAGTCCGAAAGCGTACAATCTCGCTCTCGATAACCTCTCGGTCGCGCAGACTGCGCGCCGAAAGGCACGTGGCGAACTATTTGACGCCGATGAGTTGCCCGGACCTCCCGACGATGACTGGCAGAAGTTCATCACCGCAGGCGATGAATACCAGACCCACCTCGGACTGCACGACTATCCGCAAAGCGGGAATCAATGCCTCTATTGCCGTCAACCATTGGCCGAGTCAGCACTGGACTTGGTTCGACGGTATCGCACATTTCTCGACGAGAGTTATACGCGCCGAGTTACTGACAGCCGTCGCCAGGTTGATGAGATGGCCATCTTTGTTGATCCCGGCGTGGTCGTTCAATGTCGTGAATTTATCGAGACACAAACGGGTGAGAAAGATCCGTCAAGTTGGATCGGCGTCTCCGAGATCCTCTTGGATGAACTTTCGGCAGAACTAGTCGAGGTGAATGCAAGGAGAAAGTCTGTAGCACCAGAGATGACTAAGCGGTCACACTCGCTGACTTCGATCTTGGGCCCTCTGATCTCAGTGACGAAGGAACAAGTCAGGCAGCTTGCCCAGCAGAAGCATGATCGTGCCGAAACTTTGGCTGCTAAGGAGCGAAACCTCAGAGAACTGTCTGCACGGATCGAACTTCGGTCCAACCTGGAAACGGCGCGAGTTTATGTTCAGAATGCCAAACGCGGAGAGCAACTTGACAATCTTTCCAAAAGCATCTCCAACAAGATTGCGCGCTCACTAACCGACCAATCGAAGCTGGCCAGCGAAGATTTGGTCAACAAGAACTTTGAGCAACTCTTCCGGGAGGAGTGCGAGGTTCTACGGGCACCGCTAGTGGCTCTCCAATTCCAGGCCAGAAGCGGTCGCGCAGAACGACGCAAATTCGTTGCAAGCCACAAACCCTCACAAATCTTGTCTGAGGGCGAACAGAAAGTGCTTGCCTTGGCGGACTTCCTAGCAGAAAGCCGAATGCGAGGCGTCAAAGCTCCGGTAGTCTTTGATGATCCGATCACTAGCCTCGATTACCGTCGCCTGGAAGAGGTCTCGCGCCGAATCCATGAACTTTCTGAGACGCACCAAGTGGTGCTGTTTACCCACAACATCATGTTCGCATCGACACTCATTGCCTTACGGCAAAGCAAGGGTCGTCGCTGCAAATACTATGAGGTTCGAGACGGCGAACCAGAGAAGGGGATACTCGCACCTGACGTCGAGCCACGCTTCGACCAGCCTAGCGACATAGCCAAACGAATCAACAAGCACATCGCGCTTTGTGCCACCGCCGAGCCTGCCGTGCAGGACGCACTGATTGCGCAGTCATACGATCTTATTCGCTCGTGGTGCGAAGCGTTTGTGGAGCAAGAACTACTCAAGAATGTGACACAAAGATACCGCGCGAACATCATGATGACGAGACTGGACGCGGTACGAGTAGACCTATTTGCTTCGACCGCCTCGGTAATCACACCGCTATTTGATAAGGCTTGCCGTAACATGACAGGCCACTCGCAAGGACTTGAGACCCTCAACACCAAGCCGACACTTGCCGAACTCAAAGATGACTGGTCAAAGGCTCAAGCTGCCCGAACGGCATATATAAGCTAG
- a CDS encoding haloacid dehalogenase-like hydrolase, which translates to MDSLPSASESPRLLVLWDIDHTLIETRGVGLAIYQRVVPTVTGRPFERLANISGRTELDIMAETLRLNGVEPTDGAVVQLAAALVQGYDDARDELGTTGRVLPGAQEVLAKLAADPSVHQGVLTGNLREVARIKVEVFGLAQYLDLEASAYGDDHAVRAELVKIAQLRAAERTGRSFEGERTVLIGDTPKDVAAGLAAGVRVVGVATGKSTVDELQNAGAHDIVAHLDTRIIPSIMMDPRAGRS; encoded by the coding sequence ATGGATAGCCTGCCCTCCGCGTCTGAATCGCCGCGCCTGTTGGTGCTCTGGGACATCGACCACACCCTGATCGAGACGCGGGGCGTTGGTTTGGCCATCTATCAACGCGTGGTGCCGACCGTCACCGGCCGTCCGTTCGAGCGCCTGGCCAACATCTCCGGCCGGACCGAGCTCGACATCATGGCGGAAACCTTGCGGCTCAACGGGGTTGAGCCTACCGACGGCGCGGTGGTCCAGCTGGCGGCGGCGCTAGTCCAGGGCTACGACGATGCCCGCGACGAGCTGGGCACCACCGGCCGCGTGCTGCCGGGGGCGCAGGAAGTGTTGGCCAAGCTGGCGGCCGACCCGTCCGTCCACCAAGGCGTCCTGACGGGCAACCTGCGGGAAGTCGCGCGCATCAAGGTGGAGGTGTTCGGCCTGGCGCAGTACCTCGATCTGGAGGCGAGCGCCTACGGCGACGACCACGCGGTCCGGGCCGAGCTGGTGAAGATCGCCCAATTGCGGGCGGCCGAGCGCACCGGGCGAAGCTTTGAGGGTGAACGAACCGTGTTGATCGGGGACACGCCGAAGGACGTGGCTGCTGGGCTCGCTGCGGGTGTGCGGGTAGTTGGCGTGGCGACGGGCAAGAGCACAGTTGACGAATTGCAAAATGCAGGGGCTCATGACATCGTTGCTCATCTGGATACTCGAATTATTCCGAGCATCATGATGGACCCGCGCGCCGGGCGTTCTTAG
- a CDS encoding DddA-like double-stranded DNA deaminase toxin, translating into MAGAGGVAADLERGISALPVELVGNAQQLLREAYEILAPVAASSTQADMHQAAAGLQNALGELERVQATFIAIRSAARGVIAALIGGDGGAAPAIPPKSAKINNPALSVAKPRADSPTDERAAELLAQLPERVNPGDKTSGYWIDEDGQEHGPLVSGEDEDYRRALEVLRAIQVGPPRGAMWATAHVEVKFAVRLRESERKQITLVINNTPCFQGRFSCDRLLPQILRPDQEVTVYWPEGKRTYRGRRP; encoded by the coding sequence ATGGCGGGGGCCGGTGGTGTCGCGGCCGACCTTGAGCGGGGCATTAGCGCCCTGCCGGTCGAGCTGGTGGGCAATGCGCAGCAGCTGCTACGGGAAGCCTACGAAATCCTGGCGCCGGTGGCAGCGAGCAGCACACAGGCCGACATGCACCAGGCCGCCGCCGGACTCCAAAACGCGCTCGGAGAACTTGAGCGGGTCCAAGCCACCTTTATCGCGATTCGGTCGGCGGCCCGAGGCGTCATTGCCGCGCTGATAGGCGGAGACGGTGGGGCGGCTCCGGCAATCCCGCCGAAATCCGCCAAGATCAACAATCCAGCACTGTCGGTGGCGAAGCCTCGCGCGGATAGCCCGACCGACGAACGCGCCGCGGAACTGCTGGCCCAGTTGCCGGAGCGGGTCAACCCGGGAGACAAGACGTCCGGCTATTGGATCGACGAGGATGGCCAGGAGCATGGGCCGCTGGTGAGCGGCGAAGACGAGGACTACCGGCGAGCGCTCGAAGTACTGCGAGCCATACAGGTTGGCCCACCCCGAGGCGCGATGTGGGCGACCGCGCATGTGGAAGTGAAGTTCGCCGTGCGTCTGCGCGAAAGTGAGCGTAAACAAATAACGCTGGTCATTAACAACACACCCTGTTTCCAGGGGCGGTTCTCCTGTGACCGGCTGTTGCCTCAAATCCTGCGGCCTGATCAAGAGGTTACGGTGTACTGGCCCGAGGGCAAACGAACATACCGAGGACGGAGGCCGTGA
- a CDS encoding recombinase family protein — translation MDATPQARPAPLIYGYVWSARDQPERVADCQEALRQWSARRGWVLGAIFTDIGAPLDSADRIGFRGLLDALSLPNAAGMAVLDSGHLSPSANVVLEQVRQVRHLGAAVFVRDGGLPEAAAKLCQQQGQRTP, via the coding sequence GTGGACGCCACCCCGCAAGCTCGGCCCGCCCCGCTGATCTACGGCTACGTCTGGTCTGCCCGCGACCAGCCGGAGCGCGTCGCTGACTGTCAGGAAGCCTTGCGCCAGTGGAGTGCTCGCCGAGGTTGGGTACTGGGCGCGATCTTCACCGACATTGGTGCGCCCCTCGACAGCGCCGACCGGATCGGGTTCCGCGGCTTGCTCGATGCCTTGAGCCTGCCCAACGCGGCGGGCATGGCGGTGCTGGATAGCGGCCACTTGTCGCCCAGCGCGAACGTGGTCCTTGAACAGGTGCGTCAGGTTCGCCATTTGGGCGCGGCTGTGTTCGTCAGGGACGGGGGCTTGCCCGAGGCCGCTGCCAAGCTCTGCCAGCAGCAGGGGCAGCGGACCCCATGA
- a CDS encoding DUF3052 domain-containing protein: MVAAGDTGNAGVADKLGIEEGTVVQEIGWDEDVDDDLRAAIEERIGSDLLDEDADDVVDVVLLWWREDDGDLVDALMDAIGPLAENGVIWVLTPKTGRDGHVEPSDIAEAVPTAGLAQTSSISVGPDWSGTRLVSPKSVKAKR; the protein is encoded by the coding sequence GTGGTGGCCGCGGGAGACACCGGCAATGCCGGCGTCGCCGACAAACTGGGGATCGAAGAAGGCACCGTTGTCCAGGAGATCGGCTGGGACGAGGACGTAGACGACGATCTCCGTGCCGCCATCGAGGAGCGAATTGGCTCCGATCTCCTCGATGAGGACGCCGACGATGTCGTCGACGTCGTACTGCTGTGGTGGCGTGAGGACGACGGCGATCTTGTCGACGCACTCATGGACGCCATAGGCCCGCTCGCCGAGAACGGCGTGATCTGGGTGTTGACCCCGAAGACGGGCCGCGACGGACACGTCGAGCCCAGCGACATCGCCGAGGCGGTGCCGACCGCGGGACTCGCACAGACCTCCAGCATCAGCGTCGGACCCGACTGGTCCGGCACGAGGCTGGTGTCGCCCAAGTCGGTCAAAGCCAAGCGCTGA
- a CDS encoding Imm1 family immunity protein has translation MTVGFVLEVAYHNDVPVQPLRTEADTERFVAELLAADPFHRSASVYAIDEDTDADPDHEMIVGVDPDRGVGVVRYSGGDAIPGDDAEEWFSVGDPAQPGGVVEYAYFGTGHEFPADSEVPLSLVRQAMAELLATSGKRPSCVTWQTRD, from the coding sequence GTGACGGTGGGGTTTGTGCTGGAAGTGGCGTACCACAACGATGTGCCGGTGCAACCGCTCCGTACCGAGGCGGACACTGAGCGGTTCGTGGCCGAGCTGCTGGCGGCGGACCCGTTCCACCGTTCGGCCAGTGTCTACGCGATTGATGAGGACACTGACGCCGACCCGGACCACGAGATGATTGTCGGCGTGGACCCTGATCGTGGTGTCGGTGTCGTGCGCTACTCGGGTGGGGACGCTATCCCTGGTGACGACGCCGAGGAGTGGTTCAGCGTGGGCGACCCGGCTCAGCCCGGCGGCGTCGTGGAATATGCATACTTCGGCACCGGACACGAGTTTCCGGCTGACTCTGAGGTTCCGCTGAGCCTGGTCCGGCAAGCAATGGCGGAGCTCTTGGCGACGAGCGGGAAGCGGCCGAGTTGCGTTACCTGGCAAACGCGGGATTGA
- a CDS encoding peroxiredoxin — protein sequence MAVAVGSKAPDFTLNDYNKQPVKLSDFQGSKNVLLVFYPFAFSGICTGELCQVRDELSTYTDSDVQVIGVSVDTPFSLKAWAEQEGYTFPLLSDFWPHGAVATEYGVFNEAAGLANRGTFLIDTEGVVQFAEINAPGEARDQDAWKKAVSSLKG from the coding sequence ATGGCAGTCGCGGTCGGGTCGAAGGCTCCGGATTTCACGCTCAACGACTACAACAAGCAGCCGGTGAAGCTGTCGGACTTCCAGGGTTCCAAGAACGTCCTGCTGGTGTTCTACCCGTTCGCCTTCAGCGGCATCTGCACCGGTGAGCTCTGCCAGGTGCGCGACGAGCTGTCGACCTACACCGACAGCGACGTCCAGGTCATCGGCGTGTCCGTCGACACCCCGTTCAGCCTCAAGGCCTGGGCCGAGCAGGAGGGCTACACCTTCCCGCTGCTGTCCGACTTCTGGCCCCACGGCGCCGTCGCCACGGAGTACGGCGTGTTCAACGAGGCCGCGGGCCTCGCGAACCGCGGCACGTTCCTCATCGACACCGAGGGCGTCGTCCAGTTCGCCGAGATCAACGCCCCGGGCGAAGCCCGCGACCAGGACGCCTGGAAGAAGGCCGTCTCGTCGCTCAAGGGTTAA
- a CDS encoding helix-turn-helix domain-containing protein encodes MTILTGAYHRPWSQPGSVILSMNDPLARAIGERARLQRIASRRTKTVVAGLAGITPEYLYQIERGQKLPTVAVLTQLATALGVSVGELVEGQPARAPARAKSAAGDALYRALTSPPIDEHAPPALPQLSRDIAAAWTTWQTSPRRYTQVAAVLPRLIADTEQGLRQSGSDTARASQRCAADLYGLVRTVAKRVGRSDVSLLAADRAVRAAEAADDPLRLASAHWNLTQVLLADGQAEGAEDVALRAAGSLESVVRQGNADAVALYGSLLLIGAVAAVRRGDAWTARARLDQAAPLADQTGEHNIYWTAFGPTNVAMFAVSVEVESGEAVEGLRMARQVAHDRSPSIERRVAFLLDQAKGYQLRRDYNSALRLLGDAEREAPEDLRHRPAAHAILRTVVQRGGRTVAGEAAGLALRIGLPV; translated from the coding sequence ATGACCATCTTGACCGGCGCGTACCATCGTCCCTGGTCACAACCGGGGAGCGTGATCTTGTCAATGAACGATCCGTTGGCGCGGGCAATCGGGGAACGGGCGCGGCTCCAGCGCATCGCCTCGCGTCGAACCAAGACCGTCGTGGCTGGCCTGGCGGGGATCACCCCGGAGTACCTGTACCAAATCGAGCGCGGCCAGAAGCTGCCGACGGTGGCCGTACTGACCCAGTTGGCCACCGCGCTCGGCGTATCGGTGGGCGAACTGGTGGAAGGCCAACCGGCCCGCGCACCGGCCCGCGCCAAGTCGGCAGCCGGTGACGCGCTCTACCGCGCTCTCACCAGTCCGCCCATTGACGAGCACGCGCCGCCCGCCCTGCCACAGCTGAGCCGTGACATCGCCGCCGCCTGGACCACGTGGCAGACCTCGCCTCGGCGGTACACCCAAGTTGCCGCCGTGCTGCCGCGCTTAATTGCCGATACCGAGCAGGGGTTGCGTCAGTCCGGCTCGGACACGGCGCGGGCGTCCCAGCGCTGCGCGGCCGATCTGTACGGGCTGGTGCGCACGGTGGCCAAGCGTGTCGGACGCTCTGACGTATCACTGCTGGCGGCCGACCGAGCTGTCCGCGCCGCCGAGGCCGCCGACGATCCGCTACGGCTGGCCTCCGCGCACTGGAACCTGACGCAAGTCCTGTTGGCCGATGGCCAAGCCGAGGGCGCGGAAGACGTCGCCCTGCGAGCAGCCGGAAGCCTCGAATCCGTTGTGCGCCAAGGCAACGCCGATGCCGTCGCCCTATATGGCTCGCTGCTGCTAATCGGCGCGGTTGCCGCTGTCCGCCGTGGTGACGCCTGGACGGCGCGCGCCCGGCTGGACCAAGCCGCCCCGCTGGCCGACCAGACCGGCGAACACAACATCTACTGGACGGCCTTTGGCCCCACCAACGTGGCGATGTTCGCCGTCAGCGTCGAGGTCGAGTCCGGCGAAGCCGTCGAGGGACTGCGCATGGCACGTCAGGTCGCGCACGACCGGTCGCCGTCCATCGAGCGCCGCGTAGCCTTTTTGCTCGATCAGGCCAAGGGCTACCAACTGCGGCGGGATTACAACAGTGCCCTTAGGCTGCTGGGTGACGCCGAACGGGAGGCGCCGGAAGATCTACGGCATCGCCCCGCTGCTCACGCCATCTTGCGAACCGTCGTCCAACGCGGCGGTCGGACGGTGGCGGGCGAGGCCGCCGGTTTGGCACTGCGCATCGGCCTGCCGGTCTAG
- a CDS encoding zinc ribbon domain-containing protein, with translation MTTRKRSVDKHAETRIVLRVVGLALLAVGLFFLISGAIDLFESFGRVASFDPFNDQELPEGPTRFWMCFVGLPLVGIAGWCLQAGFLGAASRYVADETQEAVRTTASAIGDGLRGRGPYCRDCGTANDANARFCDNCGTSLSR, from the coding sequence ATGACCACACGCAAGCGCTCGGTGGACAAGCACGCCGAGACCAGGATCGTCCTGAGAGTCGTCGGCCTCGCACTTCTCGCGGTCGGCTTGTTCTTCCTGATCTCCGGCGCGATCGACTTGTTCGAATCCTTCGGCCGAGTGGCCTCGTTCGACCCGTTCAACGATCAGGAACTGCCGGAAGGCCCGACCCGCTTCTGGATGTGCTTCGTCGGCCTTCCCCTGGTCGGAATCGCCGGCTGGTGCCTCCAGGCAGGTTTCCTCGGCGCCGCATCGCGGTACGTCGCGGACGAGACACAGGAGGCGGTCCGCACCACAGCGTCGGCCATCGGTGATGGGCTCCGCGGACGCGGCCCCTACTGCCGCGACTGCGGCACAGCCAACGACGCGAACGCCCGGTTCTGCGACAACTGCGGAACCTCGTTGAGCCGCTGA